Proteins co-encoded in one Campylobacter jejuni genomic window:
- the dksA gene encoding molecular chaperone DnaK suppressor DksA codes for MKKNEIQNFKNILEERKKTILENLQSNSNEIEALHNSVPSDSVDFSVIETGSQIDFTISTNLKEELIEIENSLDKIKNGTYGICESCDDEIDSQRLKVKPHARYCITCRQIAEQGKKHEN; via the coding sequence ATGAAAAAAAATGAAATACAAAATTTCAAAAATATTTTAGAAGAAAGAAAAAAAACCATCTTAGAAAATTTGCAAAGCAATTCAAATGAAATCGAAGCTCTTCACAATAGCGTCCCAAGCGATAGTGTAGATTTTTCTGTCATAGAAACAGGCTCTCAAATTGACTTTACTATCAGCACCAATCTCAAAGAAGAACTTATAGAAATCGAAAATTCTTTAGATAAAATCAAAAACGGCACTTATGGAATTTGCGAATCTTGCGATGATGAAATCGACTCTCAAAGACTAAAAGTCAAACCTCACGCAAGATATTGTATCACTTGCCGTCAAATTGCAGAACAAGGAAAAAAACATGAAAATTAA
- a CDS encoding 23S rRNA (pseudouridine(1915)-N(3))-methyltransferase RlmH, whose protein sequence is MQVNIFCIQKSDEFKTWSEKYSKLISKYATLKEINVFNKKIALAQNLNAIEAKKSYEEAFMPYKKGYCIALDEKGKDLTSLEFAKLIQDKNELSFFIGGAYGLREEFNQSLDFRLSLSKLTLAHQFVKTLLLEQIYRAFCINNNHPYHK, encoded by the coding sequence TTGCAAGTTAATATCTTTTGTATTCAAAAAAGTGATGAATTTAAAACTTGGAGCGAGAAATACTCTAAACTTATTTCTAAATACGCCACTTTAAAAGAAATAAATGTTTTTAATAAAAAAATAGCCTTAGCTCAAAATTTAAATGCCATAGAAGCAAAAAAAAGCTATGAAGAAGCTTTTATGCCTTATAAAAAAGGCTATTGTATCGCTCTTGATGAAAAAGGGAAAGATCTTACAAGTCTAGAATTTGCAAAACTCATCCAAGATAAAAATGAATTAAGTTTTTTTATAGGCGGTGCTTATGGTTTAAGAGAAGAATTTAATCAAAGTTTGGATTTTAGACTATCATTAAGCAAACTTACTTTAGCACATCAATTTGTTAAAACCTTACTTTTAGAACAAATTTATCGCGCATTTTGCATCAACAACAATCACCCTTATCACAAATAG
- the accD gene encoding acetyl-CoA carboxylase, carboxyltransferase subunit beta, with amino-acid sequence MNFADIFSKIRRQQPSIKEAPNHWVKCQSCHALMYYKEIESCFNVCPKCNYHMRISADERIKLLSDEGSFIEYDANLEAIDPLKFVDSKSYKKRLSEGESKTGRKSSVISGECEINGLKTQLVVFDFSFMGGSLGSVEGEKIVRAIQRAITSKTPLVIVSASGGARMQESTYSLMQMSKTSAALKLLSKEKLPYISILTDPTMGGVSASFAWLGDLIIAEPEALVGFAGARVIKQTIGADLPEGFQKAEFLLEHGLIDAIVERGEQKQYLSDVLKFFSGK; translated from the coding sequence ATGAATTTTGCAGATATTTTTTCAAAAATAAGAAGACAACAACCTAGTATTAAAGAAGCTCCAAATCACTGGGTAAAATGCCAAAGTTGTCATGCTTTGATGTATTATAAAGAAATAGAATCTTGTTTTAATGTTTGTCCTAAATGTAATTATCACATGAGAATTTCAGCTGATGAACGTATTAAACTTTTAAGCGATGAAGGCAGTTTTATTGAGTATGATGCAAATTTAGAAGCTATAGATCCTTTAAAATTTGTTGATAGCAAATCCTATAAAAAACGCCTTAGCGAAGGTGAAAGTAAAACAGGTAGAAAAAGTTCTGTTATCAGCGGAGAATGTGAAATCAATGGTTTAAAAACCCAACTTGTTGTATTTGATTTTTCTTTTATGGGCGGATCTTTAGGTTCTGTTGAAGGAGAAAAAATCGTTAGAGCTATACAAAGAGCCATCACAAGCAAAACCCCTCTTGTCATCGTAAGTGCAAGCGGTGGAGCTAGAATGCAAGAAAGTACTTATTCTTTAATGCAAATGAGCAAAACTAGCGCTGCACTTAAACTTCTTAGCAAAGAAAAACTTCCTTATATTAGCATTTTAACTGATCCTACTATGGGTGGGGTAAGTGCTTCTTTTGCTTGGCTTGGAGATTTAATCATCGCTGAACCTGAAGCTTTAGTAGGTTTTGCTGGTGCAAGAGTTATCAAACAAACCATAGGAGCAGATTTACCTGAAGGCTTTCAAAAAGCAGAGTTCTTGTTAGAACATGGACTTATAGATGCCATAGTTGAAAGAGGAGAACAAAAACAATATCTTAGCGATGTACTAAAATTTTTTAGTGGAAAATAA
- a CDS encoding inositol monophosphatase family protein: MKEFLDACLNANLQIHKYLNNIPQNDLKLCSKLGYDENQGYELDLKCEQIFIKYLSCFGQIFSEESGLIGKARPKQMILVPLDGSSNFVSKIPFYGTSIALMEKDQAKSAFVCNLVSQEIFAFNNNQAFKSNLSDPKYSPLTPNLFPKIGIVEKISLYPELLDFLTKNQLKFRSLGATALSLAYASYFSFVLILGKTRIFDTAAALTIHQNLYIEKNENFLLLSQDKKIFDIILEFLKNN; the protein is encoded by the coding sequence ATGAAAGAATTTTTAGATGCTTGCTTAAATGCAAATTTGCAAATACACAAGTATCTAAATAATATCCCACAAAATGATCTTAAACTTTGCTCTAAATTAGGCTATGATGAAAATCAAGGCTATGAGCTTGACTTAAAATGTGAACAAATTTTCATAAAATATCTTAGTTGTTTTGGACAAATTTTTTCTGAAGAAAGCGGATTGATCGGAAAAGCTAGGCCAAAACAAATGATTCTTGTTCCTTTGGATGGAAGTTCAAATTTTGTTTCTAAAATACCATTTTATGGAACTTCTATAGCTCTTATGGAAAAAGATCAGGCAAAAAGCGCTTTTGTTTGCAATCTTGTCAGTCAAGAAATTTTTGCTTTTAATAACAATCAAGCTTTTAAATCCAATCTTTCCGATCCAAAATACTCACCCTTAACACCCAATCTATTTCCTAAAATAGGTATAGTTGAAAAAATTTCACTTTATCCAGAACTTCTCGATTTTTTAACAAAAAATCAATTAAAATTTCGCTCTTTGGGTGCAACAGCCTTAAGTCTCGCTTATGCTTCGTATTTTAGTTTTGTATTAATTCTTGGAAAAACACGAATTTTTGATACAGCAGCTGCTTTAACAATTCATCAAAATTTATATATAGAAAAAAATGAAAATTTCCTTCTCCTAAGCCAAGACAAGAAAATTTTTGATATAATCTTGGAATTTTTAAAAAATAATTAG
- the bamA gene encoding outer membrane protein assembly factor BamA, with the protein MKKHLISICALVAIANAATIKDIKFIGLNHLSNTSAMNITGLKIGEEINPAKINTAILNLYKQNYFENIAVENNNGILEIIVTEKPTIAKITITGIASNDRKQVESILGIKRGTLLDEGSIKEAIERIKAYYEAKSYFDTIIEYKKKTLENTDGLELEFIVNRGENIIIDNVHLSGAKKFSYSDIEPAVVNKEKEFMGWMWGRNDGKLKVFELSNDSSRIADEYMKKGYLDVQVSSPYLKTYTDTYQANLTYFIKEGKPYKIKSISIENPLFDDKQNTQTVKDLRSSTGKTINIEDIRKDVKTIETQSADLGYAFVEVYPDIQKNDQTQEATVVFKVIPHDKVYIRNVIISGNSRTVDRVIRRELYITEGNLYNRTDLSESKNALKRTSYFDDVNIKEEKVDDTHIDLIVDVKEASTGAISGGIGYGSSDGILLNASLSDTNIFGSGIKSSVSVDKSDDTLSGRISLINPRVLDSQYSLGGTLYSNDYEWDNYSEKNYGFDITVGRQFARYYNVSLTYNLEQSDIYHLSPTLLRTGYELGKSIKSSITPAITFNNTDDYYLPRSGIIASTSLEYAGLGGDQEFISSSSKFNFYQGLQDYIGYDLIYRYKASFYKVWNEGYLPINQRIYLGGIRSIRGFESRTVSPKNQWGDEVGGTIAFANSVELSFPLIDRIKLRGSVFFDYGMIGRKNLDEIKRMSTGIGIEWITPIGPLQLVFAKPLNDKKGDNTNSFEFNLGTRF; encoded by the coding sequence ATGAAAAAACATCTTATTAGTATTTGTGCTTTAGTTGCTATAGCCAATGCAGCAACCATTAAAGATATTAAATTTATCGGATTAAACCACTTATCAAATACAAGTGCCATGAATATTACAGGGCTTAAAATAGGCGAGGAAATAAATCCTGCAAAAATCAACACTGCTATTCTTAATCTTTATAAACAAAATTATTTCGAAAATATCGCGGTAGAAAACAACAATGGAATTTTGGAAATTATAGTTACCGAAAAACCAACTATAGCAAAGATTACTATCACAGGTATAGCTTCAAATGATAGAAAACAAGTTGAAAGTATTTTAGGGATTAAAAGAGGCACACTACTTGATGAAGGAAGTATAAAAGAAGCTATTGAACGCATTAAAGCTTATTATGAAGCAAAAAGTTATTTTGATACTATTATAGAATACAAAAAAAAGACTTTAGAAAATACTGATGGACTAGAGCTTGAATTTATAGTAAATCGTGGCGAAAATATCATTATTGATAATGTTCATTTAAGTGGAGCCAAGAAATTTTCATATTCTGATATAGAACCTGCTGTTGTTAACAAAGAAAAAGAATTTATGGGATGGATGTGGGGACGCAATGATGGAAAATTAAAAGTTTTTGAACTTAGTAACGATAGTTCAAGAATTGCTGATGAATATATGAAAAAAGGATATTTAGATGTTCAAGTATCCTCCCCTTATCTTAAAACCTACACAGATACTTATCAAGCAAATTTGACTTATTTTATCAAAGAAGGAAAGCCTTATAAAATTAAAAGTATAAGCATAGAAAATCCTTTATTTGATGATAAACAAAATACACAAACCGTAAAAGATTTAAGATCAAGCACTGGCAAAACTATCAATATCGAAGACATTAGAAAAGATGTTAAAACCATAGAAACACAAAGTGCTGATTTGGGTTATGCGTTTGTAGAAGTCTATCCTGATATTCAAAAAAATGATCAAACTCAAGAAGCCACCGTTGTATTTAAAGTAATCCCTCACGATAAAGTTTATATAAGAAATGTTATTATTTCAGGAAATTCACGCACTGTAGATCGCGTCATACGCCGAGAATTATATATAACAGAAGGTAATTTATACAATAGAACAGACTTAAGCGAGTCAAAAAATGCTTTAAAAAGAACTTCTTATTTTGACGATGTAAATATCAAAGAAGAAAAAGTTGATGATACACATATTGATTTGATTGTTGATGTTAAAGAAGCTTCTACAGGAGCTATTTCTGGAGGCATTGGCTATGGATCAAGCGATGGTATTTTACTTAATGCTTCTTTATCAGATACAAATATCTTTGGTTCAGGAATAAAAAGCTCTGTAAGCGTGGATAAAAGCGATGATACCTTATCAGGAAGGATTAGTCTCATAAATCCACGCGTTCTTGATAGTCAATATAGTCTAGGCGGAACACTTTATTCAAATGACTATGAATGGGATAATTATTCAGAAAAAAATTACGGCTTTGATATAACAGTTGGACGCCAATTTGCAAGATACTATAATGTAAGCTTAACTTATAATCTTGAACAAAGCGATATATATCACTTAAGTCCAACTCTTTTAAGAACAGGATATGAACTTGGCAAAAGTATTAAAAGCTCTATAACTCCAGCAATCACCTTTAACAATACAGATGATTATTATCTGCCACGATCAGGTATCATTGCTTCAACTAGTTTAGAATACGCTGGACTTGGCGGAGATCAAGAATTTATTTCATCAAGCTCTAAATTTAACTTTTATCAAGGTTTGCAAGACTATATAGGATATGATCTTATTTATCGCTATAAAGCGAGTTTTTATAAAGTATGGAATGAAGGTTATTTACCAATTAACCAAAGAATTTATTTAGGTGGTATTAGATCGATACGCGGTTTTGAAAGCAGAACGGTAAGTCCTAAAAATCAATGGGGAGATGAAGTAGGTGGAACCATAGCTTTTGCCAATTCTGTAGAACTTAGTTTTCCTTTGATTGATAGAATCAAACTTCGTGGTAGCGTGTTTTTTGATTATGGTATGATAGGACGTAAAAATTTAGATGAAATAAAAAGAATGAGTACAGGTATAGGCATTGAATGGATTACACCAATTGGACCTTTACAGCTTGTATTTGCCAAACCTCTTAATGATAAAAAAGGTGATAATACTAATAGTTTTGAATTTAATCTTGGAACACGCTTTTAA
- the tyrA gene encoding prephenate dehydrogenase, translated as MKIAIIGLGLMGGSLGLCLKENKLISCVYGMDLSKENEKDALQLGLIHELIEFKDLALCDMIFIATPVNAIIEILQKLVDLPSNVTIIELGSTKRKIIESLPKNLIKQTLFAHPMTGTENSGPKAAFKELYKDAVCVLCDSEIADDLHQKRAVEIFSHLGMKIVFMDSKAHDHHAAIISHLPHVISFSLANFVMKEEDKRNIVHLAGGSFKGMSRIAKSSPQMWESIFLQNKDNVLSSIDFFQQELERCKQMIQLDKNDELREWMKQANTLREIL; from the coding sequence ATGAAAATAGCAATTATAGGGCTTGGGCTTATGGGTGGATCTTTAGGGCTTTGTTTGAAAGAAAATAAGCTTATTTCTTGTGTTTATGGTATGGATTTAAGCAAAGAAAATGAAAAAGATGCCCTGCAATTAGGTCTTATTCATGAGCTTATAGAATTTAAAGATTTAGCTTTATGTGATATGATTTTTATCGCAACTCCTGTTAATGCTATTATAGAAATTTTGCAAAAGTTAGTTGATTTGCCTTCTAATGTAACAATTATAGAGCTTGGAAGTACAAAAAGAAAAATTATAGAAAGTTTGCCTAAGAATTTAATCAAACAAACTCTTTTTGCTCATCCTATGACAGGAACTGAAAATTCAGGTCCAAAAGCGGCTTTTAAAGAGCTTTATAAAGATGCAGTTTGTGTTCTTTGTGATAGTGAAATAGCTGATGACTTGCATCAAAAAAGAGCGGTAGAAATTTTTTCTCATTTAGGGATGAAAATTGTTTTTATGGATAGTAAAGCCCATGATCATCATGCTGCTATTATTTCTCATTTGCCTCATGTTATAAGTTTTTCTTTGGCAAATTTTGTAATGAAGGAAGAAGATAAAAGAAATATTGTTCATTTAGCTGGAGGATCTTTTAAAGGTATGAGCAGAATTGCCAAATCATCGCCACAAATGTGGGAAAGTATTTTTTTACAAAATAAAGATAACGTATTAAGTTCTATTGATTTTTTTCAACAAGAATTAGAGAGATGTAAACAAATGATACAATTAGACAAAAATGATGAATTAAGAGAATGGATGAAACAGGCTAATACTCTAAGAGAAATTTTATAA
- a CDS encoding M23 family metallopeptidase — translation MAKRKGKTYLSVLILVLIAILIFFISRLSIFEKNPPQILMPDVVYTDLKKPILVHVKDDESSIKNVQIILHKDDNTSTMVIADEKISNLKDITLQVALPKFGYKENVKSFVLEVIAKDSSFWNFFSGNEARKQIAVLVDNTAPKINIISNSYQIEQGGAGAVVFKADDANLDKVYIETNKGKIFKVTPYVKEGYYAALIAWDARDEEFRAFVIATDKAGNISKECIRYYFVNRKYRVSNINLTDKFLDGKIENLANQYAPKDNNLNRYEKFKFVNETLRNSNEELIHEITSKVPEEKIDNFDLNLFLPLKNGMKVADFADHRYYSYNGQFVSDSYHMGLDLASVAQAPIISNNAGKVVFAAENGIYGLNLIIYHGFGVYSLYGHCFSKNVDLDEMINKQSIIGKTGTSGLALGDHLHFGVLVQGVETRPEQWQDKKWIENNIYNVLNDGKKIILGKN, via the coding sequence ATGGCAAAAAGAAAAGGCAAAACTTATTTATCTGTTTTAATTTTAGTTTTAATAGCAATTTTGATTTTTTTTATTTCAAGATTAAGTATTTTTGAAAAAAATCCTCCTCAAATTTTAATGCCAGATGTTGTATATACTGATCTTAAAAAACCTATTTTAGTGCATGTTAAAGATGATGAAAGTTCTATCAAAAATGTACAAATTATATTGCATAAAGACGACAATACTAGTACAATGGTTATAGCAGATGAAAAGATTTCTAATTTAAAAGATATTACCTTACAAGTTGCTTTGCCAAAATTTGGTTACAAAGAAAATGTAAAATCTTTTGTTTTGGAGGTGATAGCTAAAGATTCTAGTTTTTGGAATTTTTTTAGTGGTAATGAAGCAAGAAAACAAATTGCGGTATTGGTAGATAATACGGCTCCAAAAATCAATATCATAAGCAATTCTTACCAAATCGAGCAAGGCGGTGCCGGGGCAGTTGTTTTTAAGGCCGATGATGCTAATTTAGATAAGGTGTATATAGAAACAAATAAAGGTAAAATCTTTAAAGTCACACCTTATGTAAAAGAAGGATATTATGCGGCTTTGATTGCTTGGGATGCAAGAGATGAGGAATTTCGTGCATTTGTTATCGCTACGGATAAAGCGGGAAATATTTCAAAAGAATGTATAAGGTATTATTTTGTTAATCGTAAATATCGTGTTTCAAATATCAATCTAACGGATAAATTTTTAGATGGAAAGATTGAGAATTTAGCAAATCAATATGCTCCAAAAGATAATAATCTCAATCGTTATGAAAAATTTAAGTTTGTCAATGAAACTTTAAGAAATAGCAATGAAGAACTTATCCATGAAATCACTTCAAAAGTACCTGAGGAAAAAATTGATAATTTTGATTTGAATTTATTTTTACCTCTTAAAAATGGTATGAAAGTAGCGGATTTTGCTGATCATAGGTATTATTCTTATAATGGGCAATTTGTGAGTGATTCTTATCATATGGGGCTTGATCTAGCAAGCGTAGCACAAGCTCCTATCATAAGCAATAACGCAGGCAAGGTTGTTTTTGCTGCTGAAAATGGAATTTATGGTTTAAATTTAATTATTTATCATGGTTTTGGAGTATATAGTCTTTATGGGCACTGTTTTTCTAAAAATGTTGATTTAGATGAAATGATTAATAAACAAAGCATTATAGGCAAAACAGGAACAAGTGGTTTAGCCTTAGGTGATCATTTGCATTTTGGAGTTTTGGTTCAAGGAGTTGAAACGCGTCCTGAACAATGGCAAGATAAAAAATGGATAGAAAATAATATTTACAATGTTTTAAATGATGGTAAAAAGATAATTTTAGGAAAAAATTAA
- the lpxC gene encoding UDP-3-O-acyl-N-acetylglucosamine deacetylase has protein sequence MKQLTLAKTVKGVGIGLHKGEPIEITLEPLEANSGIVFFRSDLNASYKASPENVINTQMATVLGDDRGFISTIEHLMSAINAYGIDNVRIVLNANEAPVMDGSSISFCMMLDEAGVKELDVPKKIMVIKKPIEVRDGNKFVRLTPTKEPRINYTIKFDNAVIGEQSYNFEFSKKNYIENIARARTFGFLKDVQALRSMNLALGGSLENTIVVDENRILNPEGLRFKDEFVRHKILDAIGDLTLLGYRVFGDYTSYAGSHHLNHLLTKEVLKDKDAYEIVSLEKTTQKAYEKVFA, from the coding sequence ATGAAACAATTAACTTTAGCAAAAACTGTCAAAGGCGTAGGTATAGGACTTCATAAGGGTGAGCCCATAGAAATTACTTTAGAGCCTTTAGAAGCAAATAGTGGTATAGTATTTTTTAGAAGCGATCTTAATGCAAGCTATAAGGCAAGTCCTGAAAATGTGATCAATACTCAAATGGCAACTGTTTTAGGAGATGATCGTGGATTTATTTCTACAATAGAGCATTTAATGAGTGCGATTAATGCTTATGGAATCGATAATGTACGCATAGTTTTAAATGCAAATGAAGCTCCTGTTATGGATGGATCAAGTATTAGTTTTTGTATGATGCTTGATGAAGCAGGGGTAAAAGAACTTGATGTGCCTAAAAAAATTATGGTAATTAAAAAGCCTATAGAAGTAAGAGATGGTAATAAATTTGTGCGTTTAACTCCTACTAAAGAACCCCGTATTAATTACACAATTAAATTTGACAATGCTGTTATAGGTGAACAAAGTTACAATTTTGAATTCAGCAAAAAAAATTATATAGAAAACATAGCAAGGGCTAGAACTTTTGGTTTTTTAAAAGATGTTCAAGCTCTTAGGAGTATGAATTTAGCACTAGGTGGAAGTTTAGAAAATACTATAGTGGTAGATGAAAATCGTATTTTAAATCCTGAGGGTTTGCGTTTCAAAGATGAGTTTGTAAGACATAAAATTTTAGATGCAATTGGAGATTTAACCTTACTTGGATATCGTGTTTTTGGAGATTATACTTCATATGCTGGGAGTCATCATTTAAATCATTTGCTCACTAAAGAAGTTTTAAAAGATAAAGATGCTTATGAAATTGTAAGCCTTGAAAAAACAACCCAAAAAGCTTATGAAAAGGTATTTGCATAA
- a CDS encoding tRNA threonylcarbamoyladenosine biosynthesis protein TsaB, which translates to MIGIYQDDKLIKTYKSEEKASEFLPKILDELLKEYDFTSLIYANGPGSYMGIKISYVSLSTLSIVKNIPLFAVSAFELNGYKPISANKNFCFVYKEGEICLEQNIPAEFFLPKNLQELKLNNDNLPFYFLDAI; encoded by the coding sequence ATGATCGGAATTTATCAAGATGATAAACTTATAAAAACTTATAAAAGTGAAGAAAAAGCAAGCGAATTTTTACCAAAAATTTTAGATGAATTGCTTAAAGAATATGATTTTACAAGTTTAATCTATGCTAATGGTCCAGGTTCTTATATGGGGATTAAAATTTCTTATGTAAGTTTGAGTACTTTAAGTATAGTAAAAAATATTCCTTTATTTGCGGTGAGTGCTTTTGAATTAAATGGCTATAAACCCATAAGTGCAAATAAAAATTTTTGTTTTGTATATAAAGAAGGTGAAATTTGTTTAGAGCAAAATATCCCAGCAGAGTTTTTTTTACCAAAAAATTTACAAGAGCTTAAACTAAATAATGATAATCTTCCTTTTTATTTTTTAGATGCAATTTAG
- the thrB gene encoding homoserine kinase, giving the protein MKILVPATSANLGPGFDCLGLSLKLFNETQIQKSGVFSISIGGEGSDNIFLKKNNIFVNIFYEIYEKLSGKKDNFRFIFQNNIPLSRGLGSSSAVIVGAIASAYYMSGFKVEKERILDEALIYENHPDNIAPATLGGFVCSLVEKNKVYSIKKEIDKDLAAVVVIPNLAMSTEQSRQALAKNLSFNDAVFNLSHASFLTACFLEKKYEFLKFASQDKLHEINRMKNLPELFEVQKFALENKALMSTLSGSGSSFFSLAFKDDALALAKKMQTKFKDFRVQYLEFDDNGFEIC; this is encoded by the coding sequence TTGAAAATTTTAGTTCCCGCTACGAGTGCGAATTTAGGGCCAGGTTTTGATTGTTTAGGACTTAGTTTAAAGCTTTTTAATGAAACTCAAATCCAAAAATCAGGTGTTTTTAGCATTAGTATTGGAGGTGAGGGCAGTGATAATATTTTTCTTAAAAAAAACAATATATTTGTAAATATTTTTTATGAAATTTATGAAAAACTAAGCGGAAAAAAAGATAATTTTCGTTTTATTTTTCAAAATAACATTCCTCTTTCAAGAGGGTTAGGAAGCTCTTCAGCTGTGATTGTTGGAGCTATTGCCAGTGCTTATTATATGAGTGGATTTAAGGTAGAAAAAGAACGTATTTTAGATGAGGCTTTAATTTATGAAAACCATCCAGATAATATCGCTCCAGCTACTCTTGGTGGTTTTGTGTGTTCTTTGGTTGAAAAAAATAAAGTTTATAGTATCAAAAAAGAGATTGATAAAGATTTAGCTGCTGTGGTTGTGATCCCAAATTTGGCAATGAGCACGGAACAATCACGCCAAGCTTTGGCCAAAAATTTAAGTTTTAATGATGCGGTTTTCAACCTTTCTCATGCTTCATTTTTAACCGCTTGTTTTTTGGAGAAAAAATATGAATTTTTAAAATTTGCAAGTCAAGATAAGCTTCATGAAATCAATCGTATGAAAAACTTACCCGAGCTTTTTGAAGTGCAAAAATTTGCCTTAGAAAATAAAGCTTTAATGAGCACACTTTCAGGCTCAGGATCGAGCTTTTTTTCTTTAGCTTTTAAAGATGATGCTTTAGCTTTAGCAAAGAAAATGCAAACAAAATTTAAAGATTTTCGTGTGCAATATTTAGAATTTGATGATAATGGCTTTGAAATTTGCTAA
- a CDS encoding DUF448 domain-containing protein — MKKHIPIRMCIVCKNRFEQNMLFRFKVVLGDIAPKAEHGRSGYLCQNCIEKEDKILQKAFSKICKNLNTKITQQGLKEIFLNGKD, encoded by the coding sequence TTGAAAAAACATATACCAATTAGAATGTGCATAGTGTGTAAAAACCGCTTTGAGCAAAATATGTTATTTAGATTTAAAGTTGTTTTAGGAGATATTGCACCTAAAGCAGAACATGGAAGAAGCGGATATTTATGTCAAAATTGTATTGAGAAAGAAGATAAAATCTTACAAAAAGCATTTTCTAAAATATGTAAAAATTTAAATACTAAAATTACTCAGCAAGGACTTAAGGAGATATTTTTAAATGGCAAAGATTAG